In Balaenoptera musculus isolate JJ_BM4_2016_0621 chromosome 19, mBalMus1.pri.v3, whole genome shotgun sequence, one genomic interval encodes:
- the FCSK gene encoding L-fucose kinase isoform X1 — translation MEQPKGVDWTVIILTCQYKDSVEVFQRELEIRQKREQIPTSTMLLAVEDPEVHVGSGGATLNALLVAAEHLSARAGFTVVTSDVLHSAWILILHMGRDFPFDDCGRAFTCLPVENPQAPVEAVVCNLDCLLDIMSHRLGPGSPPGVWVCSTDMLLSVPPNPGISWDGFRGARAIALPGSTAYARNHGVYLTDSQGFVLDIYYQGTEAEIQRCARPDGRVPLVSGLVFFSVETAEHLLATHVSQPLDACTYMGLDSGARPVQLSLFFDILLCMARNVRREDFLVGRPPEMGQGDVDIAGYLHGARAELWRELRDQPLTVAYVPDGSYNYMTNSASEFLHSLTFPGAPGAQVVHSQVEERQLLGAGSSVVSCLLEGPVQLGPGSVLQHCHLRGPIHIGTGCFVSGLDVAQSEALHGLELHDLVLQGHHVQLHGARSRAFTLVGRLDSWERQGTGTYLNMSWSQFFQKTGIRDWDLWDPDMPPVERCLLSARLFPVLHPSRALGPQDMLWMLDPQEDGGKALRAWRASWRLSWEQLQPRLDRAATLASRRHLFFRQALHKARHVLEARQDLSLRPLIRAAVHEGCPGPLMATLDQVAAGGGDPGVAARALACVADVLGCMAEGQGGLRSGPAANPEWVRPFSYLECGDLARGVEALAEERDKWLSRPALLVRAARHYEGAGQILIRQAVMSAQHFVSSVPVELPAPGQWVVAECPARVDFSGGWSDTPPLAYELGGAVLGLAVRLNGRRPIGARARRIPEPELWLAVGPRQDKMATKIVCGSLDDLQDYCQPHAPGALLKAAFICAGIVSVHSKLSLSEQLLCAFGGGFELHTWSELPHGSGLGASSILAGAALAALQRAAGRAVGTEALIHAVLHLEQLLTTGGGWQDQVGGLMPGIKVGRSRAQLPLKVEVEEITVPVGFVQKLNDHLLLVYTGKTRLARNLLQDVLRSWYARLPAVVQNAHNLVRHTEECADALRRGSLPLLGQCLTSYWEQKKLMAPGCEPLAVRRMMAVLAPHVHGQSLAGAGGGGFLYLLTKEPRQKEALEAVLAKTEGLGNYSIHLVEVDTQGLSLQLLGTETSA, via the exons ATGGAGCAGCCGAAGGGGGTTGATTGGACGGTCATCATCCTGACATGCCAGTACAAGGACAGCGTCGAGGTCTTCCAGAGAG AGCTGGAGATACGGCAGAAGCGAGAGCAGATCCCCACCAGCACGATGCTATTGGCCGTGGAAGACCCTGAGGTTCATGTGGGCAGCGGAGGAGCCACCCTCAACGCCCTGCTGGTGGCTGCTGAGCACCTGAGTGCCCGTGCAGGCTTCACC GTGGTCACATCGGATGTTCTGCACTCGGCCTGGATCCTCATCCTGCACATG GGCCGAGACTTCCCCTTCGATGACTGTGGCCGGGCCTTCACCTGCCTCCCTGTGGAGAACCCCCAGGCCCCTGTGGAGGCCGTGGTCTGCAACTTGGACTGCTTGCTGGACATCATGAGCCATCGG ctgGGCCCAGGCTCCCCGCCAGGCGTGTGGGTTTGCAGCACCGACATGCTGCTGTCTGTTCCTCCAAACCCAG GGATCAGCTGGGACGGCTTCCGGGGAGCCAGAGCGATCGCCCTTCCGGGGAGCACGGCCTATGCCCGGAACCATGGTGTTTACCTCACTGACTCCCAG GGCTTCGTTTTGGACATTTATTACCAAGGCACCGAGGCAGAGATACAACGATGTGCCAGGCCTGACGGGCGGGTGCCACTG GTTTCTGGGCTTGTCTTCTTCTCTGTGGAAACTGCTGAGCACCTCCTGGCCACCCATGTGAGCCAGCCTCTGGACGCCTGCACCTACATGGGCTTGGACTCCGGAGCCCGGCCTGTCCAG CTGTCTCTATTTTTTGACATCCTGCTCTGCATGGCCCGGAACGTGAGAAGGGAGGACTTCCTGGTGGGGCGGCCCCCAGAGATGGGGCAAGGTGATGTGGACATCGCGGGTTATCTGCATGGAGCCCGGGCTGAGCTGTGGAGGGAGCTTCGCGATCAGCCCCTCACAGTGG CATATGTCCCTGACGGCAGCTACAACTACATGACCAACTCAGCCAGTGAGTTCCTGCACAGTCTCACATTCCCGGGGGCTCCTGGGGCCCAGGTCGTGCACTCCCAGGTGGAG GAGCGGCAACTTCTGGGGGCCGGGAGCTCTGTGGTCAGCTGCCTGCTGGAGGGCCCCGTCCAGCTGGGTCCTGGGAGTGTCCTGCAGCACTGCCACCTGCGG GGCCCCATTCACATCGGCACCGGCTGCTTCGTGAGTGGCCTGGACGTGGCCCAGTCCGAGGCACTGCACGGCTTGGAGCTGCACGACCTCGTCCTGCAGGGACACCATGTGCAGCTGCACGGCGCCCGCAGCCGGGCCTTCACCCTCGTTGGCCGTCTGGACAGCTGGGAA aGACAGGGGACAGGAACGTATCTCAACATGTCTTGGAGTCAGTTCTTCCAGAAGACAGGCATTCG GGACTGGGACCTGTGGGACCCAGACATGCCCCCCGTTGAGCGCTGCCTTCTCAGTGCCCGTCTCTTTCCCGTGCTCCACCCCTCGAGGGCCCTGGGGCCCCAGGACATGCTGTGGATGCTGGACCCCCAGGAGGATGGGGGCAAGGCCCTGCGGGCTTGGCGAGCCTCCTGGCGTCTGTCCTGGGAGCAGCTGCAGCCGCGCCTGGACCGGGCTGCCACACTGGCCTCCCGCCGGCACCTGTTCTTCCGCCAGGCCCTGCATAAGGCGCGGCACGTGCTGGAGGCCCGGCAGGACCTCAGCCTGCGCCCGCTGATCCGGGCTGCTGTGCACGAGGGCTGTCCTGGGCCCCTGATGGCCACCCTGGACCAGG TGGCAGCTGGTGGGGGAGACCCTGGCGTGGCAGCCCGGGCACTGGCCTGTGTGGCGGATGTCCTGGGTTGCATGGCAGAGGGCCAAGGAGGCTTACGGAGTGGGCCAGCTGCCAACCCTGAGTGGGTGCGGCCCTTCTCGTACCTGGAGTGTGGAGACCTGGCGCGGGGCGTGGAGGCGCTCGCCGAGGAGCGGGACAAGTGGCTGAGCAG ACCAGCCTTACTAGTACGAGCTGCCCGCCACTACGAGGGGGCTGGGCAGATCCTGATCCGCCAGGCTGTGATGTCAGCCCAGCACTTTGTCTCCTCGGTGCCGGTAGAGCTGCCAGCACCCGGGCAGTGGGTGGTGGCTGAGTGCCCGGCTCGAGTGGACTTCTCTG GGGGCTGGAGTGACACGCCACCCCTTGCCTATGAGCTTGGTGGGGCAGTGCTGGGCCTGGCTGTGCGATTGAATGGCCGCCGGCCCATTGGGGCCAGGGCTCGCCGCATCCCAGAGCCCGAGCTGTGGCTGGCGGTGGGACCTCGGCAGGACAAGATGGCCACGAAGATAGTATGCGGGAGCCTGGATGACCTGCAGGATTACTGCCAGCCCCATGCCCCAG GGGCGCTGTTGAAGGCGGCCTTCATCTGTGCGGGGATCGTGAGCGTCCACTCCAAGCTCTCGCTGAGTGAGCAGCTGCTGTGTGCCTTTGGGGGCGGCTTTGAGCTGCATACCTGGTCTGAGCTGCCCCATGGCTCTGGCCTTG GCGCCAGCAGCATCCTGGCGGGGGCTGCCCTGGCCGCCCTGCAGCGGGCCGCAGGCCGGGCAGTGGGCACGGAGGCCCTGATCCACGCGGTGCTGCATCTGGAGCAGCTGCTTACCACAG GAGGTGGCTGGCAGGACCAAGTGGGTGGCCTAATGCCTGGCATCAAGGTGGGGCGCTCCCGGGCTCAGCTGCCACTGAAGGTGGAAGTGGAAGAGATCACTGTGCCTGTGGGCTTTGTCCAGAAGCTCAATGACCACCTGCTCCTGGTGTACACTGGCAAGACCCGCCTGGCCCGGAACCTGCTGCAG GACGTGCTGAGGAGCTGGTATGCCCGGCTGCCTGCCGTTGTGCAGAATGCCCACAACCTGGTGCGGCACACCGAGGAGTGCGCTGACGCCCTCCGCCGAG ggagcctGCCTCTGCTGGGCCAGTGCCTGACATCATACTGGGAGCAGAAGAAGCTCATGGCCCCAGGCTGTGAGCCCTTGGCTGTGCGGCGTATGATGGCTGTCCTGGCCCCCCACGTGCATGGCCAGAGCCTGGCAGGGGCAGGTGGCGGGGGCTTTCTCTATCTATTGACCAAGGAGCCACGGCAAAAGGAAGCTCTGGAGGCTGTGCTGGCCAAGACTGAG GGCCTCGGTAACTACAGCATCCACCTGGTAGAAGTGGACACTCAGGGCCTGAGCCTGCAGCTGCTGGGGACTGAGACCTCAGCCTGA
- the FCSK gene encoding L-fucose kinase isoform X3, protein MEQPKGVDWTVIILTCQYKDSVEVFQRELEIRQKREQIPTSTMLLAVEDPEVHVGSGGATLNALLVAAEHLSARAGFTVVTSDVLHSAWILILHMGRDFPFDDCGRAFTCLPVENPQAPVEAVVCNLDCLLDIMSHRLGPGSPPGVWVCSTDMLLSVPPNPGISWDGFRGARAIALPGSTAYARNHGVYLTDSQGFVLDIYYQGTEAEIQRCARPDGRVPLVSGLVFFSVETAEHLLATHVSQPLDACTYMGLDSGARPVQLSLFFDILLCMARNVRREDFLVGRPPEMGQGDVDIAGYLHGARAELWRELRDQPLTVAYVPDGSYNYMTNSASEFLHSLTFPGAPGAQVVHSQVEERQLLGAGSSVVSCLLEGPVQLGPGSVLQHCHLRGPIHIGTGCFVSGLDVAQSEALHGLELHDLVLQGHHVQLHGARSRAFTLVGRLDSWEALHKARHVLEARQDLSLRPLIRAAVHEGCPGPLMATLDQVAAGGGDPGVAARALACVADVLGCMAEGQGGLRSGPAANPEWVRPFSYLECGDLARGVEALAEERDKWLSRPALLVRAARHYEGAGQILIRQAVMSAQHFVSSVPVELPAPGQWVVAECPARVDFSGGWSDTPPLAYELGGAVLGLAVRLNGRRPIGARARRIPEPELWLAVGPRQDKMATKIVCGSLDDLQDYCQPHAPGALLKAAFICAGIVSVHSKLSLSEQLLCAFGGGFELHTWSELPHGSGLGASSILAGAALAALQRAAGRAVGTEALIHAVLHLEQLLTTGGGWQDQVGGLMPGIKVGRSRAQLPLKVEVEEITVPVGFVQKLNDHLLLVYTGKTRLARNLLQDVLRSWYARLPAVVQNAHNLVRHTEECADALRRGSLPLLGQCLTSYWEQKKLMAPGCEPLAVRRMMAVLAPHVHGQSLAGAGGGGFLYLLTKEPRQKEALEAVLAKTEGLGNYSIHLVEVDTQGLSLQLLGTETSA, encoded by the exons ATGGAGCAGCCGAAGGGGGTTGATTGGACGGTCATCATCCTGACATGCCAGTACAAGGACAGCGTCGAGGTCTTCCAGAGAG AGCTGGAGATACGGCAGAAGCGAGAGCAGATCCCCACCAGCACGATGCTATTGGCCGTGGAAGACCCTGAGGTTCATGTGGGCAGCGGAGGAGCCACCCTCAACGCCCTGCTGGTGGCTGCTGAGCACCTGAGTGCCCGTGCAGGCTTCACC GTGGTCACATCGGATGTTCTGCACTCGGCCTGGATCCTCATCCTGCACATG GGCCGAGACTTCCCCTTCGATGACTGTGGCCGGGCCTTCACCTGCCTCCCTGTGGAGAACCCCCAGGCCCCTGTGGAGGCCGTGGTCTGCAACTTGGACTGCTTGCTGGACATCATGAGCCATCGG ctgGGCCCAGGCTCCCCGCCAGGCGTGTGGGTTTGCAGCACCGACATGCTGCTGTCTGTTCCTCCAAACCCAG GGATCAGCTGGGACGGCTTCCGGGGAGCCAGAGCGATCGCCCTTCCGGGGAGCACGGCCTATGCCCGGAACCATGGTGTTTACCTCACTGACTCCCAG GGCTTCGTTTTGGACATTTATTACCAAGGCACCGAGGCAGAGATACAACGATGTGCCAGGCCTGACGGGCGGGTGCCACTG GTTTCTGGGCTTGTCTTCTTCTCTGTGGAAACTGCTGAGCACCTCCTGGCCACCCATGTGAGCCAGCCTCTGGACGCCTGCACCTACATGGGCTTGGACTCCGGAGCCCGGCCTGTCCAG CTGTCTCTATTTTTTGACATCCTGCTCTGCATGGCCCGGAACGTGAGAAGGGAGGACTTCCTGGTGGGGCGGCCCCCAGAGATGGGGCAAGGTGATGTGGACATCGCGGGTTATCTGCATGGAGCCCGGGCTGAGCTGTGGAGGGAGCTTCGCGATCAGCCCCTCACAGTGG CATATGTCCCTGACGGCAGCTACAACTACATGACCAACTCAGCCAGTGAGTTCCTGCACAGTCTCACATTCCCGGGGGCTCCTGGGGCCCAGGTCGTGCACTCCCAGGTGGAG GAGCGGCAACTTCTGGGGGCCGGGAGCTCTGTGGTCAGCTGCCTGCTGGAGGGCCCCGTCCAGCTGGGTCCTGGGAGTGTCCTGCAGCACTGCCACCTGCGG GGCCCCATTCACATCGGCACCGGCTGCTTCGTGAGTGGCCTGGACGTGGCCCAGTCCGAGGCACTGCACGGCTTGGAGCTGCACGACCTCGTCCTGCAGGGACACCATGTGCAGCTGCACGGCGCCCGCAGCCGGGCCTTCACCCTCGTTGGCCGTCTGGACAGCTGGGAA GCCCTGCATAAGGCGCGGCACGTGCTGGAGGCCCGGCAGGACCTCAGCCTGCGCCCGCTGATCCGGGCTGCTGTGCACGAGGGCTGTCCTGGGCCCCTGATGGCCACCCTGGACCAGG TGGCAGCTGGTGGGGGAGACCCTGGCGTGGCAGCCCGGGCACTGGCCTGTGTGGCGGATGTCCTGGGTTGCATGGCAGAGGGCCAAGGAGGCTTACGGAGTGGGCCAGCTGCCAACCCTGAGTGGGTGCGGCCCTTCTCGTACCTGGAGTGTGGAGACCTGGCGCGGGGCGTGGAGGCGCTCGCCGAGGAGCGGGACAAGTGGCTGAGCAG ACCAGCCTTACTAGTACGAGCTGCCCGCCACTACGAGGGGGCTGGGCAGATCCTGATCCGCCAGGCTGTGATGTCAGCCCAGCACTTTGTCTCCTCGGTGCCGGTAGAGCTGCCAGCACCCGGGCAGTGGGTGGTGGCTGAGTGCCCGGCTCGAGTGGACTTCTCTG GGGGCTGGAGTGACACGCCACCCCTTGCCTATGAGCTTGGTGGGGCAGTGCTGGGCCTGGCTGTGCGATTGAATGGCCGCCGGCCCATTGGGGCCAGGGCTCGCCGCATCCCAGAGCCCGAGCTGTGGCTGGCGGTGGGACCTCGGCAGGACAAGATGGCCACGAAGATAGTATGCGGGAGCCTGGATGACCTGCAGGATTACTGCCAGCCCCATGCCCCAG GGGCGCTGTTGAAGGCGGCCTTCATCTGTGCGGGGATCGTGAGCGTCCACTCCAAGCTCTCGCTGAGTGAGCAGCTGCTGTGTGCCTTTGGGGGCGGCTTTGAGCTGCATACCTGGTCTGAGCTGCCCCATGGCTCTGGCCTTG GCGCCAGCAGCATCCTGGCGGGGGCTGCCCTGGCCGCCCTGCAGCGGGCCGCAGGCCGGGCAGTGGGCACGGAGGCCCTGATCCACGCGGTGCTGCATCTGGAGCAGCTGCTTACCACAG GAGGTGGCTGGCAGGACCAAGTGGGTGGCCTAATGCCTGGCATCAAGGTGGGGCGCTCCCGGGCTCAGCTGCCACTGAAGGTGGAAGTGGAAGAGATCACTGTGCCTGTGGGCTTTGTCCAGAAGCTCAATGACCACCTGCTCCTGGTGTACACTGGCAAGACCCGCCTGGCCCGGAACCTGCTGCAG GACGTGCTGAGGAGCTGGTATGCCCGGCTGCCTGCCGTTGTGCAGAATGCCCACAACCTGGTGCGGCACACCGAGGAGTGCGCTGACGCCCTCCGCCGAG ggagcctGCCTCTGCTGGGCCAGTGCCTGACATCATACTGGGAGCAGAAGAAGCTCATGGCCCCAGGCTGTGAGCCCTTGGCTGTGCGGCGTATGATGGCTGTCCTGGCCCCCCACGTGCATGGCCAGAGCCTGGCAGGGGCAGGTGGCGGGGGCTTTCTCTATCTATTGACCAAGGAGCCACGGCAAAAGGAAGCTCTGGAGGCTGTGCTGGCCAAGACTGAG GGCCTCGGTAACTACAGCATCCACCTGGTAGAAGTGGACACTCAGGGCCTGAGCCTGCAGCTGCTGGGGACTGAGACCTCAGCCTGA
- the FCSK gene encoding L-fucose kinase isoform X2: MEQPKGVDWTVIILTCQYKDSVEVFQRELEIRQKREQIPTSTMLLAVEDPEVHVGSGGATLNALLVAAEHLSARAGFTVVTSDVLHSAWILILHMGRDFPFDDCGRAFTCLPVENPQAPVEAVVCNLDCLLDIMSHRLGPGSPPGVWVCSTDMLLSVPPNPGISWDGFRGARAIALPGSTAYARNHGVYLTDSQGFVLDIYYQGTEAEIQRCARPDGRVPLVSGLVFFSVETAEHLLATHVSQPLDACTYMGLDSGARPVQLSLFFDILLCMARNVRREDFLVGRPPEMGQGDVDIAGYLHGARAELWRELRDQPLTVAYVPDGSYNYMTNSASEFLHSLTFPGAPGAQVVHSQVEERQLLGAGSSVVSCLLEGPVQLGPGSVLQHCHLRGPIHIGTGCFVSGLDVAQSEALHGLELHDLVLQGHHVQLHGARSRAFTLVGRLDSWERQGTGTYLNMSWSQFFQKTGIRDWDLWDPDMPPVERCLLSARLFPVLHPSRALGPQDMLWMLDPQEDGGKALRAWRASWRLSWEQLQPRLDRAATLASRRHLFFRQALHKARHVLEARQDLSLRPLIRAAVHEGCPGPLMATLDQVAAGGGDPGVAARALACVADVLGCMAEGQGGLRSGPAANPEWVRPFSYLECGDLARGVEALAEERDKWLSRPALLVRAARHYEGAGQILIRQAVMSAQHFVSSVPVELPAPGQWVVAECPARVDFSGGWSDTPPLAYELGGAVLGLAVRLNGRRPIGARARRIPEPELWLAVGPRQDKMATKIVCGSLDDLQDYCQPHAPGALLKAAFICAGIVSVHSKLSLSASSILAGAALAALQRAAGRAVGTEALIHAVLHLEQLLTTGGGWQDQVGGLMPGIKVGRSRAQLPLKVEVEEITVPVGFVQKLNDHLLLVYTGKTRLARNLLQDVLRSWYARLPAVVQNAHNLVRHTEECADALRRGSLPLLGQCLTSYWEQKKLMAPGCEPLAVRRMMAVLAPHVHGQSLAGAGGGGFLYLLTKEPRQKEALEAVLAKTEGLGNYSIHLVEVDTQGLSLQLLGTETSA; the protein is encoded by the exons ATGGAGCAGCCGAAGGGGGTTGATTGGACGGTCATCATCCTGACATGCCAGTACAAGGACAGCGTCGAGGTCTTCCAGAGAG AGCTGGAGATACGGCAGAAGCGAGAGCAGATCCCCACCAGCACGATGCTATTGGCCGTGGAAGACCCTGAGGTTCATGTGGGCAGCGGAGGAGCCACCCTCAACGCCCTGCTGGTGGCTGCTGAGCACCTGAGTGCCCGTGCAGGCTTCACC GTGGTCACATCGGATGTTCTGCACTCGGCCTGGATCCTCATCCTGCACATG GGCCGAGACTTCCCCTTCGATGACTGTGGCCGGGCCTTCACCTGCCTCCCTGTGGAGAACCCCCAGGCCCCTGTGGAGGCCGTGGTCTGCAACTTGGACTGCTTGCTGGACATCATGAGCCATCGG ctgGGCCCAGGCTCCCCGCCAGGCGTGTGGGTTTGCAGCACCGACATGCTGCTGTCTGTTCCTCCAAACCCAG GGATCAGCTGGGACGGCTTCCGGGGAGCCAGAGCGATCGCCCTTCCGGGGAGCACGGCCTATGCCCGGAACCATGGTGTTTACCTCACTGACTCCCAG GGCTTCGTTTTGGACATTTATTACCAAGGCACCGAGGCAGAGATACAACGATGTGCCAGGCCTGACGGGCGGGTGCCACTG GTTTCTGGGCTTGTCTTCTTCTCTGTGGAAACTGCTGAGCACCTCCTGGCCACCCATGTGAGCCAGCCTCTGGACGCCTGCACCTACATGGGCTTGGACTCCGGAGCCCGGCCTGTCCAG CTGTCTCTATTTTTTGACATCCTGCTCTGCATGGCCCGGAACGTGAGAAGGGAGGACTTCCTGGTGGGGCGGCCCCCAGAGATGGGGCAAGGTGATGTGGACATCGCGGGTTATCTGCATGGAGCCCGGGCTGAGCTGTGGAGGGAGCTTCGCGATCAGCCCCTCACAGTGG CATATGTCCCTGACGGCAGCTACAACTACATGACCAACTCAGCCAGTGAGTTCCTGCACAGTCTCACATTCCCGGGGGCTCCTGGGGCCCAGGTCGTGCACTCCCAGGTGGAG GAGCGGCAACTTCTGGGGGCCGGGAGCTCTGTGGTCAGCTGCCTGCTGGAGGGCCCCGTCCAGCTGGGTCCTGGGAGTGTCCTGCAGCACTGCCACCTGCGG GGCCCCATTCACATCGGCACCGGCTGCTTCGTGAGTGGCCTGGACGTGGCCCAGTCCGAGGCACTGCACGGCTTGGAGCTGCACGACCTCGTCCTGCAGGGACACCATGTGCAGCTGCACGGCGCCCGCAGCCGGGCCTTCACCCTCGTTGGCCGTCTGGACAGCTGGGAA aGACAGGGGACAGGAACGTATCTCAACATGTCTTGGAGTCAGTTCTTCCAGAAGACAGGCATTCG GGACTGGGACCTGTGGGACCCAGACATGCCCCCCGTTGAGCGCTGCCTTCTCAGTGCCCGTCTCTTTCCCGTGCTCCACCCCTCGAGGGCCCTGGGGCCCCAGGACATGCTGTGGATGCTGGACCCCCAGGAGGATGGGGGCAAGGCCCTGCGGGCTTGGCGAGCCTCCTGGCGTCTGTCCTGGGAGCAGCTGCAGCCGCGCCTGGACCGGGCTGCCACACTGGCCTCCCGCCGGCACCTGTTCTTCCGCCAGGCCCTGCATAAGGCGCGGCACGTGCTGGAGGCCCGGCAGGACCTCAGCCTGCGCCCGCTGATCCGGGCTGCTGTGCACGAGGGCTGTCCTGGGCCCCTGATGGCCACCCTGGACCAGG TGGCAGCTGGTGGGGGAGACCCTGGCGTGGCAGCCCGGGCACTGGCCTGTGTGGCGGATGTCCTGGGTTGCATGGCAGAGGGCCAAGGAGGCTTACGGAGTGGGCCAGCTGCCAACCCTGAGTGGGTGCGGCCCTTCTCGTACCTGGAGTGTGGAGACCTGGCGCGGGGCGTGGAGGCGCTCGCCGAGGAGCGGGACAAGTGGCTGAGCAG ACCAGCCTTACTAGTACGAGCTGCCCGCCACTACGAGGGGGCTGGGCAGATCCTGATCCGCCAGGCTGTGATGTCAGCCCAGCACTTTGTCTCCTCGGTGCCGGTAGAGCTGCCAGCACCCGGGCAGTGGGTGGTGGCTGAGTGCCCGGCTCGAGTGGACTTCTCTG GGGGCTGGAGTGACACGCCACCCCTTGCCTATGAGCTTGGTGGGGCAGTGCTGGGCCTGGCTGTGCGATTGAATGGCCGCCGGCCCATTGGGGCCAGGGCTCGCCGCATCCCAGAGCCCGAGCTGTGGCTGGCGGTGGGACCTCGGCAGGACAAGATGGCCACGAAGATAGTATGCGGGAGCCTGGATGACCTGCAGGATTACTGCCAGCCCCATGCCCCAG GGGCGCTGTTGAAGGCGGCCTTCATCTGTGCGGGGATCGTGAGCGTCCACTCCAAGCTCTCGCTGA GCGCCAGCAGCATCCTGGCGGGGGCTGCCCTGGCCGCCCTGCAGCGGGCCGCAGGCCGGGCAGTGGGCACGGAGGCCCTGATCCACGCGGTGCTGCATCTGGAGCAGCTGCTTACCACAG GAGGTGGCTGGCAGGACCAAGTGGGTGGCCTAATGCCTGGCATCAAGGTGGGGCGCTCCCGGGCTCAGCTGCCACTGAAGGTGGAAGTGGAAGAGATCACTGTGCCTGTGGGCTTTGTCCAGAAGCTCAATGACCACCTGCTCCTGGTGTACACTGGCAAGACCCGCCTGGCCCGGAACCTGCTGCAG GACGTGCTGAGGAGCTGGTATGCCCGGCTGCCTGCCGTTGTGCAGAATGCCCACAACCTGGTGCGGCACACCGAGGAGTGCGCTGACGCCCTCCGCCGAG ggagcctGCCTCTGCTGGGCCAGTGCCTGACATCATACTGGGAGCAGAAGAAGCTCATGGCCCCAGGCTGTGAGCCCTTGGCTGTGCGGCGTATGATGGCTGTCCTGGCCCCCCACGTGCATGGCCAGAGCCTGGCAGGGGCAGGTGGCGGGGGCTTTCTCTATCTATTGACCAAGGAGCCACGGCAAAAGGAAGCTCTGGAGGCTGTGCTGGCCAAGACTGAG GGCCTCGGTAACTACAGCATCCACCTGGTAGAAGTGGACACTCAGGGCCTGAGCCTGCAGCTGCTGGGGACTGAGACCTCAGCCTGA